A region of the Cyanobium usitatum str. Tous genome:
AGGTGGGGCGGACGTACACCGTGCAACTGCAAAAGAAAGGCCTCAGGATCACCAAGCCCCCGCGCCGAGGTGAGCTGGGCGCGATAACCAACGGCCCGCATCCGTCGCATCAAGCGAGTCTCTGCGCCGCCCTCAAGGGGTGCAAATAGGGCCAGAGCACCAGCGCGCTCAAGGTCCTGGCGGAAACCGCGACCGGAGAGCAGCAGGGGCATTACGGGTAATTGCTAGCTAGACACCACTTTGACAGCCCAGGACCGGTTAGGTGGTGGGGTATGTTCATCAACTGTGCCATTGATATGTGCCCGACCGCTAGCCGGGCCTCCAGATCACGGCACACGATCACCAGTGGTGGTGATCGTCCTCGGCCAACACGGTTCCAGCAGCTTTAAAAGGTTGCAGGTGCCGTCGGGAAACTGCCAGAACGCACTGCTCTCACATCTGTTGAGTCCAGTCCGGTTCCGATAAGTCCCAGCCGCGCTGATCCGAATCAGATCAGCCTCGCTAGCCCTTGGAAATCGCAATCCGTTGCTGGAAGCCCATGCTTCCGCGGCGAAGAGCGGCCCCTCGGCCGAGCCAGGCAACATCCTGACCGCTTCAGCTTCACCGTCCTGCATGAGCTCCCTGCTCATTGCGCTCGGTGGTCCAGCTGGCGTTGTTTCCCCTCCTATGTCTATCGGCATTCTTGGGAAGAAATTGGGCATGTCCCAGTTCTTCAACGACGAGGGCAAGTCCATCCCGGTCACCTTGATCGAGGCGGGTCCTTGCCGCATCACCCAACTCAAAAGCACCAGCACCGACGGCTACAACGCCGTTCAGCTTGGTTTTGGCGACATTCGCGAAAAACTCGTGAACAAGCCAGCCAAGGGGCACCTAGCCAAATCTGGTGATGAGGTCCTGCGCCACCTGAAGGAATATCGGGTCGACAGCGTGGATGGCCTTGAGCTGGGTGGCTCCATCTCCGTGACGGCCTTTGAGCCTGGTCAAAAGGTTGATGTGAGCGGCGACACCATGGGCCGTGGCTTTTCCGGCCTCCAAAAGCGCCACGGCTTCAGCCGGGGCCCCATGACCCACGGTTCCAAGAACCACCGAGAGCCTGGCTCGATCGGCGCCGGCACCACGCCGGGCCGCGTCTACCCCGGCAAGCGCATGGCGGGCCGCTACGGCGGCAAACAAATCACCACCCGCGGCCTCGTCATCCTCAAAGTGGATGTAGAGCGCAACTTGCTGGTAGTGAAGGGTTCGGTGCCCGGCAAGCCTGGCGCCCTGCTCAACATCCGCCCGGCGAACCGGGTGGGCGCCAAAGCCGGGAACTGAGGAGAAAACCAATGGCTAATTGTGTAATTCGCGACTGGCAAGGCAAGGAGGCCGGCAAGGCTGCCCTTGAGCTCAAAGTCGCTAAGGAATCGTCTGCCACAGACTTGGTGCATCGCGCCGTGGTGCGTCAGTTGGCCAATGCCCGTCAGGGCACAGCCAGCACGCTTACCCGCGCTGAAGTAGCCGGTGGCGGCCGCAAGCCCTACAAGCAAAAGGGCACAGGTCGGGCTCGCCAAGGCTCGATTCGAACCCCGCTCCGCCCCGGCGGTGGTGTGGTGTTTGGTCCCAAGCCCCGCAGCTACACCGTGGCGATGAACCGCAAGGAGCGTCGCCTGGCCCTGCGCACCGCCCTGATGAGTCGCATCGACGACATCACCGTGGTCAAGGGCTTTGGCGTTGGGCTCGATACCCCCAAAACCAAGGAAATCACCGCCGGCCTGGGCCGGCTTGGTATCGAAGCCGGCACCAAGGTGCTGGTGGTGCTCGACGGAGCCTCCGAGGCCGTGCGCCGCTCGGTGCGCAACCTCGAGAAGGTCAAGCTGATCGCTGCGGATCAGCTCAACGTGTTTGATTTGCTCCACGCCAACAAGTTGGTGGTGAGCGAGGAAGCACTCGCGAAGATTCAGGAGGTCTACGGCGATGGCTGAACGTTTTTCGAGCCGGCTTGCGGATGTGATCCGTCGGCCGCTGATCACCGAGAAGGCCACCCGGGCCCTCGAGCAGAACCAGTACACCTTTGAGGTGGACCCTCGGGCTGCAAAACCCGACATCAAGGCTGCCGTTGAACAGCTGTTCGACGTCAAAGTCATCGGCATCAGCACCATGAATCCCCCTCGCCGCTCCAGGCGGGTGGGCCGCTTCGCCGGCAAACGTGCCCAAGTGAAGAAAGCAGTGGTGCGCCTCGCCGAAGGCAATGCCATCCAGCTGTTCCCTGAGTCCTGAGGGGTCTGAAAAGTAATGGCTATCCGTAAATACCGACCCATCACCCCCGGCACCCGTACTCGTGTCGCCAGTGACTTCTCCGAAGTAACTGGCCGCGAACGGGAGCGAGGCTTGGTGGTCGCCAAACACCGCCGCAAAGGCCGCAACAACCGTGGCGTGATCACCTGCCGCCACCGCGGCGGTGGTCACAAGCGCCTCTACCGCATCGTCGACTTCCGCCGCGACAAGCTCGGAGTCGTCGCCAAAGTGGCGGCCATTCACTACGACCCGCACCGCAACGCCCGCCTGGCTCTGCTCTTCTACGTCGATGGCGAGAAGCGCTACATCCTGGCTCCGGCTGGCATTGAGATCGGCCAACAGGTGATCTCCGGACCCGAGTCGCCGATTGAGACGGGCAATGCCCTGCCTCTATCTGCCATTCCCCTCGGCTCCAGCGTCCACAACGTTGAGCTCTATGCCGGGCGGGGCGGCCAGATGGTCCGCACCGCTGGTGCCAGTGCCCAGGTGGTTGCAAAAGAGGGCGACTACGTAGCCCTCAAGCTGCCTTCCACCGAGGTGCGCCTGGTGCGCCGCGAGTGCTACGCCACCCTTGGTGAAGTTGGCAACTCCGAAGTGCGCAACACCAGCTTGGGCAAGGCTGGTCGCAAGCGCTGGCTTGGTCGCCGGCCTGAAGTACGCGGCTCGGTGATGAACCCCTGCGACCACCCTCACGGTGGTGGTGAGGGCCGCGCCCCGATCGGCCGCGCCGGTCCGGTCACCCCCTGGGGCAAGCCAGCCCTTGGCTACAAAACCCGTAAGCGGAACAAACCCAGCAATCGGTTTGTGCTCCGGAAACGTCGCCGTACCTCCAAACGGAGCCGTGGCGGACGCGATTCCTGATGATCAACACCGCTTTGCTGTTCGCTTAATCAACCATGGGACGTTCGCTCAAAAAAGGACCGTTTGTTGCCGACAGCCTGCTTCGCAAGGTTGAAAAGCAAAACGGCGCAGATGACAAGTCCGTGATCAAAACCTGGTCACGCGCTTCCACCATCCTGCCGATGATGATCGGCCACACCATTGCTGTTCACAACGGCAAATCCCATGTTCCCGTCTACGTGACGGAACAGATGGTGGGCCACAAACTCGGGGAATTTGCCCCCACCCGCACCTTCCGGGGCCACATCAAGGATAAGAAAGGAGGCCGCTGACGCTATGGCAAACACACCTTCCAACCAGGCTCTCGCCCACGGCCGCTTCATCCGCGGTTCCGTATCCAAGGTGCGAAGAGTTCTCGACCAGATCCGTGGCCGCAGCTATCGCGAGGCCCTGATCATGCTCGAGTTCATGCCTTACCGCTCCACCGGCCCCATCACCAAGGTGTTGCGCTCGGCTGTTGCTAACGCCGAGAACAATCTCGGCCTGGACCCCTCGACCTTGGTGATCGCTTCAGCGATCGCCGACATGGGTCCCTGCCTGAAGCGCTTCCGCCCCCGCGCCCAGGGTCGTGCCTTCGCGATCAAAAAGCAAACCTGCCACATCAGCATTGCTGTGGCTCCTTCCACCTAACCCCCGAGGACACCGAAAGATGGGACACAAGATCCATCCAACCGGCCTGCGCCTGGGGATTACCCAGGAACACCGCTCGCGTTGGTACGCCCCCAGTAAGACCTATCCAATCCTGCTTCAGGAAGACGACCGCATTCGCAAGTTCATCCACAAGAAGTACGGCGCCGCAGGCATCAGCGATGTGCTGATTGCCCGCAAGGCCGATCAACTGGAAGTTGAACTCAAGACCGCTCGTCCCGGCGTGCTTGTTGGCCGTCAGGGCAGCGGCATTGAAGAGCTGCGCACCGGTATTCAGAAAACCCTCGGCGATGCCAACCGTCAGGTGCGCATCAACGTGGTGGAGGTCGAGCGGGTCGATGCCGACTCGTTCCTGCTGGCCGAGTACATCGCTCAGCAACTGGAGAAGCGCGTTGCCTTCCGCCGCGTCATCCGCATGGCCGTGCAACGGGCCCAGCGGGCTGGAGTGCTCGGCCTGAAAATCATGGTGGCCGGCCGCCTCAACGGCGCCGAGATCGCCCGGACCGAATGGACCCGGGAAGGTCGAGTGCCCCTACACACCCTGCGTGCCGACATCGACTACGCAACCAAGCTGGCCAGCACCACCTACGGAGTGCTGGGAATCAAGGTGTGGATTTTCAAAGGCGAGGTGCTACCTGGCCAGAAAGAGCAGCTGCCCGTGGGTGCTGCGCCCCGCCGCCGGACCAGCCGGCAGCCGCAACAGTTTGAAGACCGCTCTAACAAAGAGTGATCCGGAGCCCTGAACCATGCTGAGTCCAAGACGCGTCAAATTCCGCAAACAACAGCGAGGCCGCATGCGCGGTGTCGCTACCCGGGGCAACACGATTGCCTTCGGGGAGTTTGCACTGCAGGCCCAGGAATGTGGCTGGATCACCTCCCGCCAGATTGAAGCCAGCCGCCGAGCCATGACCCGCCACGTCAAACGCGGCGGCAAGATCTGGATCCGGATCTTCCCTGACAAACCAGTCACCATGCGCGCCGCCGAAACCCGTATGGGTTCCGGTAAGGGCAACCCGGAATTCTGGGTGGCCGTTATCAAACCGGGGCGCATTCTGTTTGAGATGGGTGGTGCTGAAATCACCCCCGAGATCGCCAAGGAAGCCATGCGCCTGGCGCAGTTCAAGCTTCCTCTCAAGACCAAATTCCTGAGCCTGGCGGATCAGGAAACTGCAGCCCCAGTGGAGGCCTGACCGATGGCAAAACCAAACATCGCCGATGCGCGCAAGCTCACCGGTGAACAGATCAACGAACAGGTCAACGCCACCCGGCGTGAACTGTTTGAGTTGCGCTTCCAGCAAGCCACCCGCCGGCTGGAAAATACTCACCGCTTCAAGGAGGCTCGCATCAAGCTGGCCCACCTGATGACGGTGCAGCAGGAGCAGCAACGCTCCGCCGCCACGGCTGCTTCAGCCTCCTGATACCCCCTCGATCCCCATGGCACTCAAGGAAAGGGTCGGCACCGTCGTCAGCGACAAGATGGACAAAACGGTGGTGGTGGCGGTGGAAAACCGCTTCCCCCATCCCATCTATCAAAAGACGGTCAGCCGCACCACCCGATACAAAGCCCACGATGAAGCGAACAGCTGCAAAGTGGGTGACCGGGTTCGCATCACCGAGACCCGCCCGCTCAGTCGCACCAAGCGCTGGACCGTGGCCGAAGTTCTCACCAACAGCACCGCCGGTTGAGGAGAACTCCTAAATGATCCAACAAGAAACCTATTTAAACGTCGCTGATAACAGCGGCGCCAAGCGCATCCAATGCATCCGGGTGCTCGGCACCAACCGTCGCTACGCCCACGTGGGCGACGTGATCGTGGCAGCCGTCAAGGATGCCATGCCCAACATGGGTGTCAAAAAATCGGATGTGGTCAAGGCCGTAGTGGTGCGCACCAAAGCCACCCTGCGCCGTGACACCGGCAATTCAATCCGGTTTGACGACAACGCAGCCGTGATCTTGGGTAACGACAACAACCCCAAGGGAACCCGAGTCTTCGGCCCGGTTGCCCGTGAACTGCGCGAGCGCAACTTCACCAAGATCGTTTCCCTCGCTCCGGAGGTCATCTGAAATGGCGACCGCAACTCCCAAGGCAAAACCCGCTGAGCGCATCAAGATGCGCCTCAAAAAGGGTGACACCGTCCAGCTGATCTCCGGCAAGGACAAGGGCAAAACCGGAGAGGTGCTACGCACCCTTCCCTATGAAAATCGTGTCGTAGTGCAGGGAATCAACCTGCGCACCCGCCACGTCAAGCCCACCCAGGAAGGCGAGAGTGGCCGCATCGTCACCGAGGAAGCCTCTGTGCATGCCTCGAATGTGATGCTCTACTCCAGCTCAAAACAGGTGGCAAGCCGCGTCGAAATCGTGGTGGAGAAAGACGGCACTAAAAAGCGTCGCCTCAAGAAGACAGGAGAAATCCTCGATTGAGCTCCAGAAGCGTGCCTCGCGATCACTCGCCCAGGCCCCGCCAACTTCAACTCCAGTCCCTGTCAGCCTTCTGACCCAGACCAGAAGCGCACCCTCCTCTCCCCGTCATGTCACTGAAAAAGCGCTACCGGGAGTCGATTCAGCCCAAACTCCTCAAGGACCTGAATCTCTCCAATATTCACGAAGTTCCCAAGGTGGTGAAAGTCACCATCAACAGGGGCCTCGGTGAAGCCGCCCAGAATGCCAAAGCCCTCGAGGCCTCAATCACCGAACTGGCCACAATCACTGGCCAAAAAGTGGTGGTGACTCGAGCCAAAAAGGCAATCGCCGGCTTCAAAATTCGCCAGGGGATGCCAATCGGTGTCGCCGTCACCCTGCGTGGTGAGCGGATGTATGCCTTCCTGGAGCGCCTGATCAATCTTGCTCTGCCCCGCATCCGCGACTTCCGCGGTGTGAGCCCCAAGAGCTTTGACGGCCGGGGGAATTACACCCTGGGGATCCGCGAACAAATCATTTTCCCTGAGATCTCCTTCGACAAAATCGATGCGATCCGGGGGATGGACGTCACGATTGTGACCAACGCCCGTAACGACGAAGAGGGCAGGGCCCTCCTCCGCGAGATGGGAATGCCGTTCCGCAGCAACTGAGCCCTCTTCGGACCCGACCATGGCCAATCACGACCCAATTTCAGACATGCTCACCCGCATTCGCAATGCGAGTGAGAAGCGCCACGAGACCACCAAGATTCCTGCATCCCGACTGGTGCGTAACGTCGCCAATGTGCTGCAGCAGGAAGGCTTCATTGCCGCAATCACCGAAGAAGGTGAAGGCGTCATGAAGCACTTGGTGCTTGAGCTCAAGTACAGCGGCAAGCATCGCCAGCCCACGATTCGCTCTGTCCAGCGAGTCAGCAAGCCAGGCCTGCGCATTTACAAGAACAACCGCCAGCTGCCCAAAGTTTTGGGCGGCCTGGGAGTTGCCATCATCTCTACGTCGAAAGGGGTGATGAGCGACCGCGATGCCCGTAAGCAGGGCGTCGGTGGCGAAGTGCTTTGCTACGTCTACTGAATCTGGGAGATTGATCCATGTCTCGTATTGGTAAAGCGCCGATTCCCCTCCCCGACAAGGTGAGTGTCAGCCTTAATGGCTTGGCGGTCACCGTGAAGGGTCCTAAAGGCGAACTCAGCCGCACCCTGCCCGAAGGGGTGCAGATCTCCCAGGACGGCAACACCCTGGTGGTGAGCCCCAGCAGCGAAAACCGTCGCTCCCGCGAGCGCCACGGTCTCTGCCGCACGCTTGTCGCCAACATGGTGGAAGGCGTCAGCCAGGGATACACCCGCAAGCTGGAAATCATTGGCGTGGGCTACCGCGCCGCCGTCCAAGGCACAAAGCTTGTGGTCTCAGCTGGCTACAGCCACCAAGTGGAGATGGTGCCCCCCGAGGGCGTCACCTTCGCCGTAGAGGGAAACACCACCGTGTTTGTCTCCGGTGCCAACAAGGAATTGGTGGGCAACGAAGCTGCCAAGGTGCGTGCCATTCGTCCGCCTGAGCCTTACAAGGGCAAGGGCATCAAGTACGAGGGTGAGCGCATCCTGCGCAAGGCCGGTAAGACCGGTAAGAAATGAGGTCTGCCTGAGCGTCGTTACCCTGTATCGCAATGTCATCCATCTCCCGCAAACAGCAGACCCAGAAGCGTCACCGCCGCCTGCGTCGTCAGCTCACTGGCACGTCCTCCCGTCCCCGGTTGGCCGTGTTCCGCTCCAACAACCACATCT
Encoded here:
- the rplC gene encoding 50S ribosomal protein L3 — translated: MSIGILGKKLGMSQFFNDEGKSIPVTLIEAGPCRITQLKSTSTDGYNAVQLGFGDIREKLVNKPAKGHLAKSGDEVLRHLKEYRVDSVDGLELGGSISVTAFEPGQKVDVSGDTMGRGFSGLQKRHGFSRGPMTHGSKNHREPGSIGAGTTPGRVYPGKRMAGRYGGKQITTRGLVILKVDVERNLLVVKGSVPGKPGALLNIRPANRVGAKAGN
- the rplD gene encoding 50S ribosomal protein L4, which translates into the protein MANCVIRDWQGKEAGKAALELKVAKESSATDLVHRAVVRQLANARQGTASTLTRAEVAGGGRKPYKQKGTGRARQGSIRTPLRPGGGVVFGPKPRSYTVAMNRKERRLALRTALMSRIDDITVVKGFGVGLDTPKTKEITAGLGRLGIEAGTKVLVVLDGASEAVRRSVRNLEKVKLIAADQLNVFDLLHANKLVVSEEALAKIQEVYGDG
- a CDS encoding 50S ribosomal protein L23, with protein sequence MAERFSSRLADVIRRPLITEKATRALEQNQYTFEVDPRAAKPDIKAAVEQLFDVKVIGISTMNPPRRSRRVGRFAGKRAQVKKAVVRLAEGNAIQLFPES
- the rplB gene encoding 50S ribosomal protein L2 codes for the protein MAIRKYRPITPGTRTRVASDFSEVTGRERERGLVVAKHRRKGRNNRGVITCRHRGGGHKRLYRIVDFRRDKLGVVAKVAAIHYDPHRNARLALLFYVDGEKRYILAPAGIEIGQQVISGPESPIETGNALPLSAIPLGSSVHNVELYAGRGGQMVRTAGASAQVVAKEGDYVALKLPSTEVRLVRRECYATLGEVGNSEVRNTSLGKAGRKRWLGRRPEVRGSVMNPCDHPHGGGEGRAPIGRAGPVTPWGKPALGYKTRKRNKPSNRFVLRKRRRTSKRSRGGRDS
- the rpsS gene encoding 30S ribosomal protein S19 — translated: MGRSLKKGPFVADSLLRKVEKQNGADDKSVIKTWSRASTILPMMIGHTIAVHNGKSHVPVYVTEQMVGHKLGEFAPTRTFRGHIKDKKGGR
- the rplV gene encoding 50S ribosomal protein L22 is translated as MANTPSNQALAHGRFIRGSVSKVRRVLDQIRGRSYREALIMLEFMPYRSTGPITKVLRSAVANAENNLGLDPSTLVIASAIADMGPCLKRFRPRAQGRAFAIKKQTCHISIAVAPST
- the rpsC gene encoding 30S ribosomal protein S3: MGHKIHPTGLRLGITQEHRSRWYAPSKTYPILLQEDDRIRKFIHKKYGAAGISDVLIARKADQLEVELKTARPGVLVGRQGSGIEELRTGIQKTLGDANRQVRINVVEVERVDADSFLLAEYIAQQLEKRVAFRRVIRMAVQRAQRAGVLGLKIMVAGRLNGAEIARTEWTREGRVPLHTLRADIDYATKLASTTYGVLGIKVWIFKGEVLPGQKEQLPVGAAPRRRTSRQPQQFEDRSNKE
- the rplP gene encoding 50S ribosomal protein L16; protein product: MLSPRRVKFRKQQRGRMRGVATRGNTIAFGEFALQAQECGWITSRQIEASRRAMTRHVKRGGKIWIRIFPDKPVTMRAAETRMGSGKGNPEFWVAVIKPGRILFEMGGAEITPEIAKEAMRLAQFKLPLKTKFLSLADQETAAPVEA
- the rpmC gene encoding 50S ribosomal protein L29; this translates as MAKPNIADARKLTGEQINEQVNATRRELFELRFQQATRRLENTHRFKEARIKLAHLMTVQQEQQRSAATAASAS
- the rpsQ gene encoding 30S ribosomal protein S17 yields the protein MALKERVGTVVSDKMDKTVVVAVENRFPHPIYQKTVSRTTRYKAHDEANSCKVGDRVRITETRPLSRTKRWTVAEVLTNSTAG
- the rplN gene encoding 50S ribosomal protein L14 translates to MIQQETYLNVADNSGAKRIQCIRVLGTNRRYAHVGDVIVAAVKDAMPNMGVKKSDVVKAVVVRTKATLRRDTGNSIRFDDNAAVILGNDNNPKGTRVFGPVARELRERNFTKIVSLAPEVI
- the rplX gene encoding 50S ribosomal protein L24, yielding MATATPKAKPAERIKMRLKKGDTVQLISGKDKGKTGEVLRTLPYENRVVVQGINLRTRHVKPTQEGESGRIVTEEASVHASNVMLYSSSKQVASRVEIVVEKDGTKKRRLKKTGEILD
- the rplE gene encoding 50S ribosomal protein L5, whose translation is MSLKKRYRESIQPKLLKDLNLSNIHEVPKVVKVTINRGLGEAAQNAKALEASITELATITGQKVVVTRAKKAIAGFKIRQGMPIGVAVTLRGERMYAFLERLINLALPRIRDFRGVSPKSFDGRGNYTLGIREQIIFPEISFDKIDAIRGMDVTIVTNARNDEEGRALLREMGMPFRSN
- the rpsH gene encoding 30S ribosomal protein S8, whose product is MANHDPISDMLTRIRNASEKRHETTKIPASRLVRNVANVLQQEGFIAAITEEGEGVMKHLVLELKYSGKHRQPTIRSVQRVSKPGLRIYKNNRQLPKVLGGLGVAIISTSKGVMSDRDARKQGVGGEVLCYVY
- the rplF gene encoding 50S ribosomal protein L6; translation: MSRIGKAPIPLPDKVSVSLNGLAVTVKGPKGELSRTLPEGVQISQDGNTLVVSPSSENRRSRERHGLCRTLVANMVEGVSQGYTRKLEIIGVGYRAAVQGTKLVVSAGYSHQVEMVPPEGVTFAVEGNTTVFVSGANKELVGNEAAKVRAIRPPEPYKGKGIKYEGERILRKAGKTGKK